In the Syntrophus aciditrophicus SB genome, TGGTATTCGAAAGGAACATTGCCGTCCTTTTGATTCGCCCTTTCCCTAAGTTCGTCTAACGATAACTCGATAATATAGTGCTTTCTATGTTTCTTGGACATTTTGTTTAGATATTTGATTATTATTGGGAACAAAAAACCCCGCGATAACATCAAAAGCGTCATTTTTCCGTTTTGGTTTGGAATATATCTGTTTTTGTTATTACCGCCGGGCTTCCCGTTGCATATTAGCCGCTGCCGATGTCTAGCTGGATTTTTCAGTTACGTATTATTCATTATACTGATTCTGCCGTAATTATGTGACATTGCCTCATAAGTATGGCAATTGCTTCTTTTCGCATTGTAGAAGTAGCGAAAGATATACTCTAAAAACATATAGCAACAAAAAGGGGCGGATAATCCGCCCTTTTTTGTATTCATTTCCTACCCGCCTATCCTCGTTTGGTCGTTCCACAGCCCTTTCAATCCAGCCCTTTTACAAAAGTGAAAGTCACAAAACACCGCATTATTCCATATAATATTAATAAGATGGCAGTTATTTAACAAAAGAATAAAGGAGATATTATGACAGAAATTTTGATGCACAGAGGCGGTGAGTTAGTGACAAAAGACCAGCTTGATCTTATCCCGCTGCCGGAACCGACGGACAGTTACATGCCGGTTTCCCATTATGACTTGGCCGATAAATTCTTGATGATCAGCCAGGACATCCTCCGGGATTACAAATTGGTCGGGGAAAATTACGGAATTGCCAGACAAGGGAACCAGTTCTTTGCGGTCCTCAAGTTCCAGCGTGAAAGATCGGAAATCGGGCTTTCCATAGCCTTTCGCAATTCTTACGACCGTTCCATGGCCATCGGCCTGGCTATCGGCGCGTCCGTGTTCGTGTGCGACAATCTGGCCCTCAGCGGTGAGATCGTCGTCATGAAAAAGCACACGAAAAACGTCTGGAGCGAATTGGAAGAGAAGGCTATTGCCACCATTTACAAGAGCCAGAACAATTACGATCAGCTCATCGGCGACGTTGACGCGTTCAAATCCCTGCCGGTGGACGACAATGGCGCTTTCCAAGCCATGGGACTGCTTTTTGGCAACAACATCATCAGTCCCCGCCAACTGACGGTCCTGAAAGAGGAATGGCTGAAACCGTCGCACGAGGAATTCGAACCCCGCAATCTCTGGTCGTTCTATAACGCGGCCACCGAAAGCTTGAAATCAAGCCCGCCGGTCACGATCATGGAAAAGCATATCAGATTGCACGAAGCGCTGACATATCTCGGAAAGGAGGCCAGCAATGTTCAAAATGGAACACTCGCTGCCGGACTTCTCTCCGGTGGTGAAAGGAAAGGAACAGATTAGCAGCCATGAACTGCTGGAATTCCTGAAAGACAAACGGATCACCCTCTCTTGCGGCCATCGCTTCTCCATCCACCCTTTCTCCAATACCATGATTGTTTATAACGACGGACGGACCTTATGCCACAATTGAGGCTATTAAAACCGGCTTATAGGAGGTAAGCCAATCCACACCCTTGAATAAAATTCAGGGGTGTTTTTATTTTTCTTTTTTATTGAAGCTTTCACCGGTTTGGAGCATTATGTGACGTTTCTTAAATTTACCCCCCAATATGCCGGTTAAGCCAAGGGCCATTCATTTGTTTTTTCGGCCATTTGTGATAGCCTGAAGGCAGATATATCAATTATGACATATTAAAAAAGAAAGATTAGCATTCTTATGGCCAATAATAACAACAAAACGGAAGCTTTCGAAAAAACCCTATTCAAAGCGGCAGACAAGCTACGCAAAAACATGGATGCGGCGGAATATAAGCATATAGTGCTGGGCCTCATCTTCCTCAAATACATTTCCGATTCATTCGAAGCCCTTTATGAAAAAATAAAAGAAGGCAAAGGTGATTTTGAAGGAGCTGATCCAGAAGATCCCGATGAATACAGGGCGGAAAATGTCTTTTTTGTTCCGCAAGCGGCCAGATGGTCATATCTTCACTCAAGGGCCAAGCTTCCTTCCATCGGCAAGGATGTCGACGATGCGATGGAAGCCATCGAGAAGGAAAACCAGACGCTCAAGGGAATCCTTCCCCAAGTCTATGCCCGTCCCAATTTGGATAAAGCCGCTTTGGGCGGCCTGATCGACCTTGTCGGCAATATCGCCTTGGGCACTGAAGCCGCCAAAGCGAAAGACCTGCTCGGCAGGGT is a window encoding:
- a CDS encoding DUF932 domain-containing protein, producing the protein MTEILMHRGGELVTKDQLDLIPLPEPTDSYMPVSHYDLADKFLMISQDILRDYKLVGENYGIARQGNQFFAVLKFQRERSEIGLSIAFRNSYDRSMAIGLAIGASVFVCDNLALSGEIVVMKKHTKNVWSELEEKAIATIYKSQNNYDQLIGDVDAFKSLPVDDNGAFQAMGLLFGNNIISPRQLTVLKEEWLKPSHEEFEPRNLWSFYNAATESLKSSPPVTIMEKHIRLHEALTYLGKEASNVQNGTLAAGLLSGGERKGTD